A window from Moritella yayanosii encodes these proteins:
- a CDS encoding AraC family transcriptional regulator — protein sequence MVGLGSVSVPVVKQYLRYVETLDIDVAALLSRSNITATTLTHESERITGEQLQTFLSNLIIATDDPLFGLKSGAFVEPSSYSVLGYITMTCATLKQVLERIQPYEKLVGDMGVTSIRYQQQQIVVSWHCAYTVADVRELMVDNVFASWLAYARWLSGQDLGPVAVHLQRAEPSAEIMHYYQQIFACPVLFAQPSNSLVLSRDNLNIPLRQPDHSLLQTLELHAAGQVSALGEMHSFSVQVHDIIRILLSKGITRKDMVAAQLNMSERTLQRKLQQEQTSYQKLLDEARLSLAQQYLTNSKLGIDEIAILLGFSETRSFFRSFKLWTGQTPNVYRECAESVVYKNQVK from the coding sequence ATGGTGGGGCTAGGTTCAGTATCGGTGCCGGTAGTAAAACAGTATTTACGCTATGTCGAAACCCTCGATATTGATGTGGCGGCATTGTTGTCGCGCAGTAATATTACCGCCACGACACTGACACACGAAAGTGAACGTATTACTGGTGAGCAATTGCAGACATTTTTAAGCAACCTGATTATTGCGACTGATGATCCGTTATTTGGCCTGAAAAGTGGCGCCTTTGTTGAACCTAGCTCTTACAGTGTGTTGGGTTATATTACGATGACTTGTGCCACGTTAAAACAAGTATTAGAGCGTATTCAGCCTTATGAAAAACTTGTTGGTGACATGGGCGTGACATCCATTCGTTATCAGCAGCAACAGATAGTGGTTAGCTGGCATTGCGCTTACACCGTTGCAGATGTGCGAGAGCTGATGGTCGATAACGTCTTTGCTTCTTGGCTGGCTTATGCGCGTTGGTTGTCTGGGCAGGATTTAGGTCCCGTTGCAGTACATTTACAGCGTGCTGAGCCAAGCGCTGAGATTATGCATTATTATCAGCAAATTTTTGCTTGCCCGGTATTGTTTGCACAACCAAGTAATAGTTTGGTGTTATCGCGTGATAACCTAAATATCCCGTTGCGACAGCCAGATCATAGTTTATTGCAAACCCTTGAATTGCATGCGGCAGGACAAGTTTCGGCACTGGGAGAGATGCATAGCTTTAGTGTCCAAGTTCACGATATTATCCGTATCCTGCTGTCGAAGGGCATCACCCGCAAAGATATGGTGGCCGCGCAGCTGAATATGAGTGAGAGAACGTTACAGCGAAAGCTGCAGCAAGAACAAACCAGTTATCAAAAGTTACTCGATGAAGCGCGGTTATCATTGGCTCAGCAGTACTTGACCAACAGCAAGTTAGGCATTGATGAGATTGCTATACTGTTGGGATTTAGTGAAACGCGTTCTTTTTTTCGTAGCTTTAAGTTATGGACAGGGCAAACCCCGAATGTTTATAGAGAGTGCGCAGAGAGTGTAGTTTACAAAAATCAGGTTAAATGA
- a CDS encoding c-type cytochrome, with amino-acid sequence MKKITTMIVALTCLVPSLAMAGGDIAAGKAKAAVCAACHGAAGISIVPMYPNLAGQKEMYLVNALKAYKTGQRTGGMAPIMAGQAMALSDADINNVAAYFSSLK; translated from the coding sequence ATGAAAAAAATTACAACAATGATCGTTGCGTTAACATGTTTAGTTCCTTCTCTTGCAATGGCTGGCGGTGATATCGCTGCTGGTAAAGCGAAAGCGGCTGTGTGCGCTGCTTGTCATGGTGCTGCAGGTATTTCTATTGTGCCTATGTACCCAAATCTAGCGGGTCAAAAAGAAATGTATTTAGTTAATGCATTAAAAGCCTATAAAACGGGTCAACGTACTGGCGGTATGGCGCCGATAATGGCTGGTCAAGCGATGGCATTATCTGACGCTGACATTAACAATGTAGCGGCGTACTTCTCAAGCTTAAAATAG
- the dnaB gene encoding replicative DNA helicase encodes MADKRQNQFQNQFSKDKNRKDSAVDALKVPPHSFEAEQSVLGGLFIDNEAWDRVTEFVVAKDFYSRPHQLIFEAMGKLVDQHIPLDIITVSEWLDNEELLDDAGGFAYLGDITKNTPSASNITAYANIVRERAIIRELIAVANDISESGYEPQGRKSTDLLDLAESKVFQIAESRQSEGQGPKNLESVLQETVDKIEALYQTPHDGVTGVASGYHALDSMTTGFQPSDLIIIAARPSMGKCIVSGSKILDPLTGQLNSIDDLVTCEQANLATVNNDYTLSITQASAFVDDGIKPVFRVKTALGREISTTLTHPFLTGNGWRPLAEITVGEKVAVPRELPYFGDKAMPEHEVKALAYFIADGGTTQSNPMFTNVNPVISQDFINAIEQFDAVSVKPVLAEDRTPAFRVSAESSQVEAYRSQFATLLTQSMTAQNITGNDLAGLLSVSKASISQWCNGHCVPEKSTLTVLLEKLNFTLADAGVPSYAAMAKNSINSVTQWLIAHAVWHKSALEKAIPDVVYCLPKLQLALFINRLFSCDGSAFVQANNQARLSYSSSSYALVHGLQHLLLRFGIIAKVREKTSNYDGATPYELEVLDQQSIQLFISEIGIFSKEQALEKVLQLLADKAQHTNKDTMPESVNQYILLKKADRSWRELFIAAGKAYPEGYNPHLHGENARGISRRRLALFAELLQDDYLQQLSLSDLYWDEIVAIEPQGDKQVYDLTVPDTHNFIAEDICIHNTTFAMNLCEHAALNEDKPVVIFSLEMPAEQIMMRMLASLGKINQTKVRTGQLDDDDWARLSATMKSMLEQGKMYIDDSSGLTPTEVRSRSRRIARDHGGISMIMIDYLQLMRVPALSENRTLEIAEISRSLKSLAKELKCPVIALSQLNRSLEQRADKRPVNSDLRESGSIEQDADLIMFIYRDEVYNDDSSDKGTAEIIIGKQRNGPIGKIRLTFNGEFSRFDNFTGPAYDDDY; translated from the coding sequence ATGGCCGACAAACGTCAAAATCAGTTTCAAAATCAGTTTTCAAAAGATAAAAATAGAAAAGACAGTGCTGTTGATGCGCTAAAAGTGCCGCCGCATTCGTTTGAGGCGGAGCAATCGGTGTTAGGTGGCTTATTCATTGATAATGAAGCCTGGGATCGTGTAACCGAATTTGTGGTGGCGAAAGATTTTTACAGTCGCCCACATCAGCTTATCTTCGAAGCAATGGGGAAGCTGGTGGATCAGCATATCCCGCTGGACATTATTACCGTTTCCGAATGGTTAGATAACGAAGAACTGCTCGATGATGCGGGTGGTTTTGCGTACCTGGGCGATATTACTAAAAATACCCCAAGTGCATCGAACATTACCGCTTATGCCAACATTGTGCGTGAGCGTGCGATAATACGTGAACTTATTGCGGTTGCCAATGATATCAGTGAGTCAGGTTATGAGCCACAAGGGCGTAAAAGTACCGACCTACTTGATTTAGCTGAAAGTAAAGTATTCCAAATTGCAGAATCAAGACAGAGCGAAGGCCAGGGCCCAAAGAACTTAGAAAGCGTACTGCAAGAAACCGTTGATAAAATCGAAGCGCTTTACCAAACCCCACATGACGGTGTGACCGGGGTTGCGTCTGGTTATCATGCTCTTGATTCGATGACGACTGGCTTCCAACCGTCTGATTTGATTATTATCGCAGCCCGGCCATCCATGGGAAAGTGTATTGTTTCTGGCTCGAAAATCTTAGATCCATTAACCGGTCAATTGAATAGTATTGACGATCTTGTTACATGCGAGCAAGCAAACCTAGCCACAGTTAATAACGATTACACACTATCTATCACTCAAGCATCGGCATTTGTTGATGATGGTATTAAACCGGTATTCCGCGTTAAAACAGCATTAGGTCGAGAAATATCGACGACACTGACGCATCCGTTTTTAACCGGGAATGGCTGGCGACCTCTGGCAGAAATTACGGTTGGTGAAAAAGTTGCGGTACCACGCGAGTTACCTTATTTTGGTGATAAAGCGATGCCTGAGCATGAAGTTAAAGCATTAGCGTATTTTATTGCTGACGGTGGTACGACACAATCTAATCCTATGTTTACCAATGTGAACCCTGTGATTAGTCAGGATTTCATCAATGCCATTGAGCAATTTGATGCAGTGTCAGTGAAACCGGTATTAGCAGAAGATAGAACACCAGCATTTAGAGTCAGCGCCGAATCGTCACAAGTTGAAGCGTATAGAAGCCAATTTGCAACATTGCTAACGCAGTCCATGACAGCTCAAAATATCACCGGTAATGATCTTGCTGGGCTATTATCGGTTAGTAAGGCGAGTATCAGCCAGTGGTGTAATGGTCATTGTGTGCCAGAAAAAAGTACATTAACGGTATTACTCGAAAAACTTAATTTTACATTAGCTGATGCAGGCGTACCAAGTTATGCTGCAATGGCGAAGAACAGTATCAATAGCGTGACACAATGGTTAATCGCACATGCTGTATGGCATAAAAGTGCATTAGAAAAAGCCATCCCTGACGTGGTTTATTGTTTACCAAAATTACAATTAGCATTATTCATCAATCGTCTATTTAGCTGTGATGGTAGTGCCTTTGTTCAAGCCAATAACCAAGCACGATTAAGTTACTCTTCTTCGAGTTATGCACTGGTTCATGGCTTACAACACCTATTACTGCGTTTCGGCATTATTGCTAAAGTGCGTGAAAAAACAAGTAACTATGATGGTGCCACTCCGTACGAATTAGAGGTGCTTGATCAGCAAAGTATCCAACTATTCATCAGTGAAATCGGTATTTTTTCGAAAGAACAAGCACTCGAAAAAGTATTACAGTTATTAGCGGATAAAGCGCAGCACACCAATAAAGACACCATGCCTGAGTCTGTCAATCAGTATATTTTGCTGAAAAAAGCGGACCGCTCGTGGCGAGAGTTGTTTATTGCAGCAGGTAAAGCCTATCCAGAGGGTTATAACCCTCATCTGCACGGTGAAAATGCCAGAGGCATATCTCGTCGTCGCTTAGCTTTGTTTGCTGAATTATTACAAGATGATTATCTTCAACAGTTAAGTCTATCAGACTTATACTGGGATGAAATTGTTGCGATTGAGCCTCAAGGTGATAAGCAGGTTTATGACTTGACTGTGCCAGACACGCATAATTTTATTGCTGAAGATATTTGTATTCATAACACGACGTTCGCGATGAATTTATGTGAGCACGCGGCGTTGAATGAAGATAAACCCGTGGTTATTTTTTCGCTGGAAATGCCGGCAGAACAGATCATGATGCGTATGCTCGCGTCACTGGGTAAAATTAACCAAACTAAAGTACGTACTGGTCAATTAGATGATGATGATTGGGCGCGTTTATCTGCGACCATGAAGAGCATGCTGGAACAGGGGAAAATGTACATTGATGATAGTTCTGGTTTGACCCCGACTGAAGTACGTTCGCGCTCACGTCGTATTGCCCGTGATCACGGTGGTATCAGCATGATCATGATTGACTACTTACAACTTATGCGCGTACCAGCGTTAAGTGAAAACAGAACCTTGGAAATTGCCGAAATTTCTCGTTCATTAAAATCGCTGGCCAAGGAACTTAAATGTCCTGTGATTGCCTTATCACAGTTGAACCGCTCGTTGGAACAACGCGCCGATAAACGTCCGGTTAACTCGGATCTTCGTGAATCAGGCTCTATTGAGCAGGATGCCGATTTAATTATGTTTATTTATCGTGATGAAGTTTATAACGATGATTCGTCAGATAAAGGCACTGCCGAAATCATTATCGGTAAACAACGTAACGGCCCGATTGGTAAAATAAGATTGACCTTTAACGGTGAATTCTCGCGCTTTGATAACTTCACTGGTCCTGCTTATGATGATGATTATTAA
- the alr gene encoding alanine racemase gives MRSATAEICLQSLQHNVQKIKNIAPHSKIMAVVKANAYGHGLLAVASALTDVDAFAVARVEEALTLRSGGIVKPILLLEGFFSTDELPILVANNIQTTVHIEQQLDELEQADLDAPIHVWLKMDTGMHRLGIRPDNCKRAIERLKNNPNVVQPARLMTHFSCADETDPSITQRQINIFDELVAGEEGEHSIANSAGVLAWPSAHRDWIRPGIMLYGVSPMIGATAVEHDLKPVMTLTTDLIAVHDIKKGETTGYGGIWSASTDTRLGVVAVGYGDGYPRMAPEGTPVLVNGRIVPIVGRVSMDMLTVDLGAQCQDKVGDKVIMWGAGLPAELVAEHIGTIAYELVTKLTQRVTLKYV, from the coding sequence ATGCGTTCAGCAACGGCTGAAATATGTTTGCAGTCATTGCAGCATAATGTTCAAAAAATAAAAAATATTGCCCCGCACAGTAAAATAATGGCTGTGGTGAAGGCGAATGCTTATGGTCATGGTCTGCTTGCAGTGGCGTCTGCGCTTACTGATGTGGATGCATTTGCGGTGGCTCGTGTAGAAGAAGCGTTAACCCTACGCAGTGGTGGTATTGTAAAACCGATCTTATTACTGGAAGGTTTCTTTTCAACTGATGAATTACCGATCTTGGTGGCGAATAATATTCAAACCACGGTACACATTGAACAACAACTTGACGAACTCGAACAAGCTGATTTAGACGCGCCTATTCATGTCTGGTTGAAGATGGATACCGGTATGCACCGTTTGGGGATCCGTCCTGACAACTGTAAACGTGCCATTGAGCGTTTGAAAAATAACCCTAATGTAGTGCAACCCGCACGGTTGATGACCCATTTTAGTTGTGCGGATGAAACTGACCCGAGTATCACTCAACGTCAAATTAATATATTTGACGAGTTAGTGGCTGGTGAAGAGGGTGAACATTCTATTGCTAACTCTGCAGGTGTGTTGGCTTGGCCAAGTGCACATCGGGACTGGATCAGGCCTGGTATTATGCTTTATGGTGTGTCACCGATGATCGGCGCCACCGCAGTCGAACATGATTTAAAGCCAGTGATGACATTAACCACAGACTTAATTGCCGTGCACGATATTAAAAAAGGTGAAACTACGGGTTATGGTGGTATTTGGAGTGCATCAACAGATACCCGCTTAGGCGTTGTTGCTGTAGGTTATGGTGATGGTTACCCTCGCATGGCACCAGAAGGTACACCGGTATTAGTTAATGGCCGTATCGTGCCCATTGTTGGGCGTGTTTCTATGGATATGTTAACGGTAGACTTAGGCGCGCAATGCCAAGATAAAGTCGGTGATAAAGTCATTATGTGGGGAGCAGGGTTACCAGCAGAATTAGTTGCTGAGCACATAGGAACCATTGCATATGAACTAGTCACTAAGCTGACACAGCGAGTTACGCTCAAATATGTATAA
- a CDS encoding TetR/AcrR family transcriptional regulator, with translation MTENNTMQRNLPRQERSLERVKQIIDSAAALFDEIGIANATPSDIAKASGLTRTSLYRYFPNKASIIRALAERHLQALELRFSAVASDLLLEDRIELVIEIYAEFYQNEPGYMAVWSGVDSLPELKSIDQSALDFHSAVIQKQMVSIVADDLDTEQIKMISVILPRTVGSILRLAVQEPELADKYVREAKLLAKVYLTHYADLAAYKLKVNQNDD, from the coding sequence ATGACAGAGAATAATACGATGCAAAGAAATCTTCCTCGGCAGGAAAGAAGCCTTGAAAGAGTAAAACAGATTATTGATTCAGCTGCAGCCTTGTTTGATGAAATTGGTATCGCGAATGCGACCCCTTCTGATATTGCTAAAGCATCGGGTTTAACCAGAACATCTTTGTACCGCTACTTTCCTAATAAAGCATCAATTATTCGAGCATTGGCTGAACGTCATCTACAGGCATTGGAATTACGTTTCTCCGCAGTCGCCAGTGATTTACTCCTTGAAGACCGTATCGAACTGGTTATCGAAATTTATGCTGAATTCTACCAGAATGAACCGGGTTATATGGCGGTTTGGTCAGGTGTTGATTCATTACCTGAACTTAAAAGTATTGACCAGTCAGCACTCGATTTTCATTCCGCAGTGATTCAAAAGCAAATGGTGAGCATTGTCGCTGATGATCTGGATACTGAACAGATCAAAATGATCTCGGTTATCTTACCGCGTACTGTCGGCTCAATATTACGCCTGGCTGTTCAGGAACCTGAATTAGCGGATAAATATGTCCGTGAAGCAAAACTACTAGCGAAAGTATACTTGACGCATTACGCGGACTTAGCGGCTTATAAGCTTAAGGTTAATCAAAACGATGATTAA
- a CDS encoding radical SAM protein translates to MPISYVEPVFRPPSEWRSLILQVANGCSWNNCTFCDMYTQPQKKFRAKKIADIEAEILSVVASGQKHQRVFLADGDAMTLPFKRLKEILLLIRKHMPHVQRVSAYCLPRNIKSKSLAELYELCNLGLGIVYVGCESGDDEVLALVEKGETYASQLDALYKLKGAGIKTSVMILNGLGGTEFTEQHALNSARLMNEAQPDYLSILVVSFPLGQAKFANNFVNGFQLPDQHGLFLEMQMLLENLDLKNTVFRSDHASNYLSLKGTLGQDKAQLLAQVRSAIETPEQSNLRKEWQRGL, encoded by the coding sequence ATGCCTATCTCTTATGTTGAACCCGTATTTCGTCCGCCGAGTGAATGGCGCTCACTGATCTTACAAGTCGCCAATGGTTGTTCTTGGAATAACTGCACTTTTTGCGATATGTATACCCAACCGCAAAAAAAATTTCGCGCTAAAAAGATTGCCGATATCGAGGCAGAAATTTTAAGTGTTGTTGCTAGCGGTCAAAAGCATCAGCGCGTTTTCCTCGCTGATGGTGATGCTATGACATTACCGTTTAAACGGTTAAAAGAGATCTTGCTATTGATCCGCAAGCACATGCCCCATGTGCAAAGAGTCAGTGCTTATTGCCTACCTCGTAATATCAAAAGTAAATCATTGGCAGAACTTTATGAGTTATGCAATCTAGGTTTAGGCATTGTTTATGTCGGCTGTGAAAGTGGTGATGATGAAGTATTAGCATTAGTTGAGAAAGGCGAAACTTACGCTTCACAACTCGATGCGTTATACAAACTTAAAGGCGCAGGCATTAAAACCTCGGTGATGATATTAAATGGCTTAGGTGGCACTGAGTTTACTGAGCAGCATGCATTAAATTCAGCCCGCTTAATGAACGAAGCACAGCCTGATTATTTGTCCATATTAGTCGTGTCTTTTCCATTAGGACAAGCCAAGTTTGCCAACAATTTCGTCAATGGTTTCCAGTTACCTGATCAGCATGGGTTATTTTTAGAAATGCAAATGTTGTTAGAAAATCTAGACCTGAAGAATACCGTATTCAGATCTGACCATGCTTCTAACTACTTATCTTTGAAAGGGACGTTAGGGCAAGATAAAGCACAATTATTAGCGCAGGTACGCAGTGCAATTGAAACCCCAGAACAAAGTAATCTGCGTAAAGAGTGGCAGCGCGGGTTATAA
- a CDS encoding peroxiredoxin C, whose protein sequence is MVLVGRQAPDFTAAAVLGNGEIVDNFNFAEFTKGKSAVVFFYPLDFTFVCPSELIAFDHRLEEFQKRGVEVIGVSIDSQFSHNAWRNTSVEDGGIGPVKYPLVADVKHEICQAYGVEHPEAGVAFRGSFLIDTKGVVRHQVVNDLPLGRNIDEMLRMVDALNFHEKNGEVCPAQWEVGKEAMEASPEGVAKYLSKNAKSL, encoded by the coding sequence ATGGTTTTAGTAGGACGTCAAGCACCTGATTTTACAGCTGCAGCAGTACTTGGTAACGGCGAAATCGTTGATAACTTTAACTTTGCTGAATTCACTAAAGGTAAATCAGCGGTTGTATTTTTCTACCCACTTGATTTCACATTCGTTTGCCCATCAGAGCTAATCGCTTTTGATCACCGTCTAGAAGAATTCCAAAAACGTGGTGTTGAAGTTATCGGTGTTTCAATCGATTCACAATTCAGCCACAACGCATGGCGTAACACTTCGGTTGAAGATGGCGGTATCGGTCCAGTTAAATACCCACTAGTAGCAGACGTTAAACACGAGATTTGTCAAGCATATGGTGTTGAACATCCAGAAGCTGGTGTGGCTTTCCGTGGTTCTTTCTTAATCGACACAAAAGGCGTTGTTCGTCACCAAGTTGTTAACGACCTTCCTTTAGGCCGTAACATCGACGAAATGCTACGTATGGTTGATGCACTAAACTTCCATGAGAAAAATGGTGAAGTTTGTCCTGCACAATGGGAAGTTGGTAAAGAAGCAATGGAAGCATCTCCAGAAGGCGTTGCTAAATACCTAAGCAAAAATGCTAAAAGTCTATAA
- a CDS encoding chemotaxis protein CheX: MRVEFINPFIASLLNVLSTMAQVELTPGKPRLKKDDKAKGDITGIMGMMSTQAKGSFSLTFDESLALAIMNNMLGEKPAKIDAEVIDMVGEITNMVTGGAKRILADKGFDFDMSTPIVVSGKDHTITHKSEGPKLLLPLTSVFGNASIEICFDS, encoded by the coding sequence ATGCGTGTAGAGTTTATTAATCCATTTATCGCGTCTTTATTGAACGTGCTAAGTACCATGGCACAAGTGGAATTAACTCCCGGTAAACCAAGACTAAAAAAAGATGATAAAGCCAAGGGTGATATCACGGGCATTATGGGCATGATGTCTACCCAAGCAAAAGGCTCATTTTCACTCACCTTTGATGAATCATTAGCCTTAGCGATCATGAATAACATGCTGGGTGAGAAACCCGCTAAAATTGATGCTGAAGTGATTGATATGGTGGGTGAGATCACTAACATGGTTACAGGTGGTGCAAAACGTATTTTAGCTGATAAAGGCTTTGATTTTGATATGTCGACCCCAATCGTGGTCTCAGGTAAAGATCATACCATTACGCATAAATCTGAAGGGCCAAAATTATTGCTGCCACTGACCAGTGTATTCGGTAATGCGTCAATTGAGATATGCTTTGATAGCTAA
- the zur gene encoding zinc uptake transcriptional repressor Zur: protein MTDSANNLLYRAQQLCITRAVRFTPIRQQIFMLMAQHNAMISAYDLLAQLQLLEPNAKPPTVYRALDFLLEEEFIHKIESSNAFILCPNFGEKHPSQLLLCKSCGSVIELHNAEIEELLQSLADEHGFSITTKTVEAHGICADCRE, encoded by the coding sequence ATGACAGATTCAGCGAACAATTTACTCTACAGAGCGCAGCAACTTTGTATTACCCGTGCAGTTCGCTTCACCCCAATTAGGCAACAAATTTTCATGTTGATGGCACAGCACAACGCCATGATCAGTGCTTATGACCTGCTTGCTCAACTGCAACTATTAGAACCAAACGCAAAACCACCGACCGTTTATCGCGCCCTCGATTTTCTACTCGAAGAAGAATTTATCCATAAGATAGAATCAAGTAACGCCTTTATTTTATGCCCAAATTTTGGTGAAAAGCACCCTTCACAACTACTCTTATGTAAGAGTTGTGGTAGCGTTATTGAATTACACAATGCAGAAATAGAAGAATTACTACAATCACTTGCTGATGAACATGGTTTTTCCATTACGACTAAAACAGTTGAAGCACACGGTATTTGTGCTGATTGTCGCGAATAA
- the dusA gene encoding tRNA dihydrouridine(20/20a) synthase DusA, whose translation MTKPVINSVHAAGRFSIAPMLDWTDRHCRYFHRLLTKNTLLYTEMVTTGAIIHGRGDYLAYNKEEHPVSLQLGGSNPIDLAQSAKLAQERGYDEINLNVGCPSDRVQSGKFGACLMAEPTLVADCVKAMQDVVDIPITVKTRIGIDDQDSYEFLQTFIDTVAATGCKDFTLHARKAWLSGLSPKENREIPELNYQRVYDIKQDFPALFIAINGGVKTLAETQLHLGNVDGVMMGREAYHNPFLLSQIDELVYGGEKSTHSRHDYAEMMLPYIDNHIRNGGSLTHIYRHMLGLFLGLPGARAWKRHLSEQGHKKGAGVEVVEAALLLVPKS comes from the coding sequence ATGACCAAGCCAGTTATCAACAGTGTTCACGCCGCAGGACGCTTTTCTATCGCACCAATGTTGGATTGGACCGACCGTCATTGCCGTTACTTCCACCGCTTGTTAACCAAAAATACCTTGCTGTACACCGAAATGGTGACCACAGGTGCGATCATTCACGGTCGCGGTGATTATCTTGCCTATAACAAAGAAGAACACCCAGTGTCGTTGCAGTTAGGTGGTAGTAATCCTATTGATCTGGCTCAAAGTGCGAAGTTGGCACAAGAGCGTGGTTATGACGAAATTAACCTGAATGTGGGCTGCCCATCTGATCGCGTGCAAAGTGGTAAATTTGGTGCCTGTTTAATGGCTGAACCGACGCTGGTGGCGGATTGTGTAAAAGCCATGCAAGACGTGGTGGATATTCCGATTACGGTTAAAACCCGTATTGGCATTGATGATCAAGACTCGTATGAATTTCTACAAACCTTTATCGATACCGTGGCAGCCACAGGTTGTAAGGACTTTACTTTGCATGCGCGTAAAGCCTGGTTAAGCGGATTAAGCCCGAAAGAGAATCGTGAGATCCCAGAGCTTAATTATCAACGTGTTTATGATATTAAACAGGACTTCCCAGCGCTTTTCATTGCTATTAATGGTGGTGTTAAAACATTAGCAGAAACGCAATTACATCTAGGCAATGTTGACGGCGTGATGATGGGGCGTGAAGCGTATCATAACCCTTTTTTATTGAGCCAAATTGATGAGCTGGTTTATGGTGGTGAGAAGTCGACCCATAGCCGTCACGATTACGCTGAAATGATGCTACCGTATATTGATAATCACATTCGTAATGGTGGCAGTTTAACGCACATTTATCGCCATATGCTTGGGTTATTCCTTGGGTTGCCGGGAGCAAGAGCGTGGAAGCGTCACCTCAGCGAGCAAGGGCATAAAAAAGGCGCGGGTGTTGAGGTTGTAGAAGCAGCATTACTGTTAGTTCCTAAAAGCTAA